A single window of bacterium DNA harbors:
- a CDS encoding phytanoyl-CoA dioxygenase family protein yields MVVTGTTRKQTLDEVGYVVWKDLLDPPMDLLPLFDEYHALIEDVSARLEADGVIEDRHSDLPLGRRVVRLGVETRGDVFRYTDICLPGARTTVDTPIHLGPAVFGLLTNPRLLDAVERFIGPEILVHPVQHARMKPPQHLVPDELFFNTMISRTVWHQDQSVVHEAGDTTDILTVWIPLTVANVETGCVVVVPGSHRDDLILHCLDTQRTKGLHIPEERVPPGAIPVEMDPGDVLFMHRRTVHSSLPNLSDDLRWSFDLRYSPVGAPTGRDWAPSFVARSRSAPESVVIGPDEWRDRWLETRDRISREPPVSFRWDPDDIRCA; encoded by the coding sequence ATGGTCGTCACCGGTACTACCCGTAAGCAGACCCTCGACGAAGTCGGCTACGTTGTCTGGAAGGATCTGCTCGATCCCCCGATGGATCTCCTGCCTCTGTTCGACGAGTACCACGCTCTCATCGAAGATGTATCCGCCCGGCTGGAGGCCGATGGCGTGATCGAGGATCGTCACTCCGACCTGCCTCTCGGTCGCAGGGTGGTGCGCCTGGGCGTTGAGACGCGCGGGGATGTCTTCCGCTACACGGACATCTGCCTTCCCGGCGCGCGCACGACGGTCGACACCCCGATTCACCTCGGTCCGGCGGTGTTCGGCCTGCTCACCAACCCGAGATTGCTGGACGCGGTGGAGCGCTTCATAGGCCCCGAGATTCTCGTCCATCCGGTGCAGCATGCGCGGATGAAGCCGCCCCAGCACCTGGTTCCCGACGAGCTGTTCTTCAACACGATGATCTCCCGGACCGTCTGGCACCAGGATCAGAGCGTGGTCCACGAGGCCGGGGACACCACAGACATACTCACGGTCTGGATCCCGCTGACCGTGGCCAATGTCGAGACAGGTTGCGTCGTAGTGGTTCCCGGCAGCCACCGGGACGATCTGATCCTGCACTGCCTTGACACGCAGCGGACCAAGGGGCTGCACATCCCGGAGGAGCGGGTGCCTCCGGGAGCGATCCCGGTGGAGATGGATCCGGGCGATGTCCTGTTCATGCACCGGCGCACCGTGCACTCGTCCTTGCCGAACCTGAGCGATGATCTGCGCTGGAGTTTCGACCTCCGTTACTCCCCGGTCGGCGCGCCCACCGGAAGGGACTGGGCGCCCAGCTTCGTCGCCCGGAGCCGGTCCGCTCCCGAGTCGGTTGTGATCGGCCCGGACGAGTGGCGGGACAGGTGGCTCGAGACTAGGGACCGCATTTCCCGCGAGCCGCCGGTCTCCTTCCGATGGGACCCCGACGACATCCGGTGCGCCTGA
- a CDS encoding FAD-dependent oxidoreductase: MVGGGTAGFVAATAAARNGAETILVEYLPFLGGTHGGGAMVMGTIGFRPTGESSHRVDAAGQLMVGGIPLEYYDRMLAARATSGDPGDPSNAWPKDLEISKVVIEEMVTEAGADIWFMTQLVDVIVDDGAVVGALVTRGGGLVRVDTGIIIDASGDGVAAVQAGAGYEVGRPSDNKAEAATLYFEMAGIDLGRLLDHLADHPEDISHHHRNRGVSATTLRRDWEAGGPFVVRLGVNYAPGREAGLLPTPVGAEHSAHTDPSLGTFWMHWRDGRWVASSFSVNMDTTYGLDPRDRDAYDDALVATRRFVLDMVRYYQANAPGFEDAYLLRFGTLLGVREGPRILGRYLLTADDVATASDFPDAVGRCGVRVDIHPEDPGGREFLLTDVGGDRGWYQIPYRVLVAADVDGVMMAGRNISADHIAHGSARHQVTCMMIGQAAGTAAAIAARQGAPPHHIDISLLQSTLRRQGAII; encoded by the coding sequence GTGGTCGGCGGCGGAACGGCGGGCTTTGTCGCGGCCACCGCTGCGGCCAGGAACGGCGCCGAAACCATCCTCGTGGAGTACCTGCCCTTCCTGGGCGGAACTCATGGCGGCGGAGCCATGGTGATGGGGACCATCGGCTTCCGGCCCACCGGGGAGAGCAGCCACCGGGTCGACGCGGCCGGCCAGCTCATGGTGGGTGGCATCCCCTTGGAGTACTACGACCGGATGCTGGCGGCGCGAGCCACGTCCGGAGACCCCGGCGATCCCAGCAACGCCTGGCCGAAGGACCTGGAGATCAGCAAGGTCGTCATAGAGGAGATGGTCACCGAAGCCGGGGCGGACATCTGGTTCATGACCCAGCTGGTGGACGTTATCGTCGACGACGGAGCCGTGGTGGGCGCCCTGGTGACCAGGGGAGGCGGGTTGGTCCGAGTCGATACCGGGATCATCATCGACGCCAGCGGTGACGGAGTCGCCGCGGTCCAGGCGGGCGCGGGATACGAGGTGGGACGACCCAGCGACAACAAGGCCGAGGCCGCCACCCTCTACTTCGAGATGGCGGGTATTGACCTCGGAAGACTCCTCGATCATCTCGCCGATCACCCCGAGGACATCAGCCACCACCACCGAAATCGTGGGGTCTCGGCCACCACCCTGCGGCGCGACTGGGAGGCCGGCGGTCCCTTCGTGGTCCGTCTCGGCGTCAACTACGCCCCGGGGAGGGAAGCCGGTCTACTTCCCACGCCCGTGGGAGCGGAACACTCCGCCCACACCGACCCCAGCCTGGGGACCTTCTGGATGCACTGGCGGGACGGGCGGTGGGTGGCCTCGTCCTTCTCCGTCAATATGGACACCACCTACGGTCTCGATCCGAGGGACCGCGACGCATACGACGACGCGCTGGTGGCAACGCGCCGGTTCGTCCTGGACATGGTGCGCTACTACCAGGCCAACGCTCCCGGTTTCGAGGACGCATATCTGCTGAGGTTCGGGACGTTGCTAGGGGTCCGGGAAGGTCCACGAATCCTCGGCCGGTACCTGCTGACCGCAGACGACGTGGCCACCGCTTCCGACTTCCCCGACGCCGTAGGGCGGTGCGGGGTCCGGGTGGACATCCACCCCGAGGACCCGGGGGGGCGGGAGTTCCTCCTCACGGACGTGGGCGGGGACCGGGGCTGGTACCAGATCCCCTACCGGGTCCTGGTCGCCGCCGATGTCGACGGCGTGATGATGGCCGGACGCAACATCTCGGCCGACCATATCGCCCACGGATCGGCCCGCCACCAGGTCACCTGTATGATGATCGGCCAGGCAGCGGGGACCGCCGCCGCCATCGCCGCCCGGCAGGGGGCGCCGCCCCACCACATCGACATCTCGCTACTCCAGTCCACCTTGAGGCGTCAGGGAGCGATCATTTGA